A single window of Thermodesulfobacteriota bacterium DNA harbors:
- the pgsA gene encoding CDP-diacylglycerol--glycerol-3-phosphate 3-phosphatidyltransferase produces MLQGRKEDLWNLPNILSTVRIATAPLLVLMLLSPGEVLSAMASVIFLVVCLTDWLDGYLARKMSVVTPLGKFLDPLADKLLIVTAFIMLIPLDRVPAWMVALIIMRELAVTGLRTVAVNMGVVIDASTFGKVKTVAQITCLVPLIMHYPFFGVDFHGIGTVFLWIAFVLTIWSGVDYFVKFFRGAGRTATPE; encoded by the coding sequence ATGCTCCAGGGCAGGAAGGAAGATCTATGGAACCTGCCCAACATCCTCTCTACCGTAAGGATAGCGACCGCGCCTCTGCTGGTACTCATGCTTCTTTCGCCGGGGGAGGTCCTGAGCGCCATGGCGTCGGTCATCTTCCTGGTCGTCTGCCTTACCGACTGGCTCGACGGCTACCTGGCGAGGAAGATGTCGGTGGTGACTCCTCTCGGAAAGTTCCTCGACCCGCTTGCCGATAAGCTCCTCATAGTCACCGCCTTCATAATGCTCATCCCGCTCGACCGCGTACCGGCCTGGATGGTGGCCCTGATAATAATGAGGGAGCTGGCCGTAACCGGGCTGAGGACCGTGGCGGTCAACATGGGGGTCGTGATCGACGCGAGCACGTTCGGGAAGGTCAAGACCGTGGCCCAGATAACGTGCCTCGTCCCGCTCATTATGCACTACCCCTTCTTCGGGGTGGACTTCCATGGGATCGGCACCGTGTTCCTCTGGATCGCCTTCGTGCTTACCATCTGGTCGGGGGTGGACTACTTCGTTAAGTTTTTCAGGGGTGCGGGGCGCACGGCAACGCCGGAGTAA
- a CDS encoding metal-dependent transcriptional regulator, giving the protein MPEEKVVAEILEFVWTLRERGSDSVTELLQVGEVAETGAGPETLKEMEVSGLLSLDGDAVGLTDKGEGLAREAIRRHRLAELLLSEVLDIEEGSIEEHACSFEHSLSAVVTESICTLLGHPPACPHGLPIPRGDCCNRTRSTVEPLVKALSELSVGESGRITFIVPRTHKRLDKLGTMGLVPGSRIRLHQKHPAFVIEIGETTLALDPDIAREIYVRRGG; this is encoded by the coding sequence ATGCCGGAAGAAAAAGTAGTAGCCGAGATACTCGAGTTCGTGTGGACATTGAGGGAGAGGGGGAGCGACTCCGTCACCGAACTCCTCCAGGTGGGTGAAGTGGCCGAGACCGGGGCCGGCCCCGAGACGCTTAAAGAGATGGAGGTCTCCGGGCTTCTCTCTCTGGACGGAGACGCGGTCGGCCTTACCGACAAGGGGGAGGGCCTTGCCCGCGAGGCCATAAGGAGGCACAGGCTCGCCGAGCTCCTTCTCTCCGAGGTGCTCGACATAGAGGAGGGGAGCATCGAGGAGCACGCCTGCAGCTTCGAGCACTCCCTTTCGGCCGTGGTCACCGAAAGTATCTGCACGCTTCTGGGCCATCCCCCGGCCTGCCCGCACGGCCTTCCCATCCCGCGCGGGGATTGTTGCAACAGGACCCGAAGCACGGTCGAGCCGCTGGTAAAGGCGCTAAGCGAGCTCAGTGTGGGCGAGAGCGGGCGGATAACGTTCATCGTCCCGCGCACCCATAAGAGGCTCGACAAGCTCGGCACAATGGGCCTCGTGCCCGGAAGCAGGATCAGGCTTCACCAGAAGCATCCCGCCTTCGTCATAGAGATAGGCGAGACCACCCTCGCTCTCGACCCCGACATAGCCCGGGAGATATACGTAAGAAGGGGCGGCTGA
- a CDS encoding transcriptional repressor, whose protein sequence is MSVKSTVNARMEKLKGYLGEKGLKATSQRDRIADAFFRTTTHISLEELLKRVKRKNSSVGYATVYRTMKLLTESGLALERQFGDGQTRYENLPEDGHHDHIICIKCSMIVEFHNKKIEDLQAETAKKLGFKVLNHKLELYGYCRDCA, encoded by the coding sequence GTGTCAGTTAAATCCACCGTAAATGCGAGGATGGAAAAGCTCAAGGGGTACCTCGGGGAGAAGGGGCTGAAGGCCACATCCCAGCGCGACCGCATAGCCGACGCCTTCTTCAGGACCACCACCCACATAAGTCTGGAAGAGCTCTTGAAGAGAGTCAAGAGGAAGAACTCGTCTGTGGGGTACGCGACGGTCTACAGGACCATGAAACTCCTCACCGAGAGCGGCCTGGCGCTGGAGAGGCAGTTCGGCGACGGCCAGACCCGCTATGAGAACCTGCCCGAGGACGGCCACCACGACCACATAATCTGCATCAAGTGTTCCATGATAGTCGAATTCCACAACAAGAAAATCGAAGACCTTCAGGCCGAGACGGCGAAGAAGTTAGGCTTCAAGGTGTTGAACCACAAGCTCGAGCTCTACGGCTACTGCAGGGACTGCGCCTGA
- the feoB gene encoding ferrous iron transport protein B has protein sequence MHGHGSEKENPKDDARRLVLVGNPNVGKSVFFGVLTGKYATVSNYPGTTVEVSRGTAWIKDERVRVVDSPGINSLVPTSEDERVTRDILLTEDVDSVLQVVDSKNLRRGLLVTVQLLEMGLPVIVALNMYDEAGQRGIHLDTEGLEKELGLEAVPTIATQRWGVEKVKERVFKSQGSKTDLRYPAFIEQGLGEIEALLPECRISKRSVAVMLLSGDATLDNWLYENVDPAGVEMIGEIRSRIEGRYSQPVGYVINRERLRAADNIVRKVMREEPFTGGRVTEFLGRVSMHPVWGLGVLAVVLTFMYEFVGVFGAGTSVDFLESVVFGEYLNPWVTRVAEALIPWQILQDLLVGPYGVVTMALTYAVAIVLPIVGYFFIFFSFLEDSGYLPRLAIMVDRVFRMMGLNGKAVLPMVLGLGCATMATMTTRILETKKERVIVTLLLALGVPCSAQLGVILGMLGSVSFTAMLWWAGVVVGVLFIVAYLASRVLPGETSDFILEIPPIRMPQLSNIALKTMVRVEWYLKEAVPLFVLGTLVLFVLDRLDLLKAIEVLAAPVIVGLLDLPSKATEAFLIGFLRRDYGAAGLFALQKDGLLDNIQIVVSLVTMTLFVPCIANFFMIVKERGIKAAFWMAAFIFPFALLVGAVLNQVLRSLKVSL, from the coding sequence ATGCACGGTCACGGCAGCGAAAAAGAGAACCCGAAAGACGACGCCAGGCGGCTCGTACTCGTCGGCAACCCGAACGTCGGGAAGAGCGTGTTCTTCGGCGTGCTTACGGGCAAGTACGCCACGGTCTCCAACTACCCGGGCACCACGGTCGAGGTCTCGCGCGGCACGGCGTGGATAAAGGACGAGAGGGTCCGGGTGGTGGACAGCCCGGGGATAAACAGCCTGGTGCCTACCTCCGAGGACGAGCGGGTCACGAGGGACATACTCCTTACCGAGGACGTCGATTCGGTCCTTCAGGTGGTGGACTCGAAGAACCTGAGGCGGGGGCTCCTCGTAACGGTCCAGCTGCTTGAGATGGGGCTCCCCGTGATCGTGGCCCTCAACATGTACGACGAGGCCGGGCAGAGGGGCATACACCTGGATACCGAGGGGCTCGAGAAGGAACTCGGCCTCGAGGCCGTGCCCACCATAGCCACACAGAGGTGGGGGGTGGAGAAGGTAAAGGAGCGTGTCTTCAAGAGCCAAGGCTCCAAAACCGACTTGCGCTACCCGGCCTTCATAGAGCAGGGGCTCGGAGAGATAGAGGCGCTTTTGCCGGAGTGCCGCATATCGAAGAGGTCGGTGGCCGTAATGCTCCTCTCCGGCGACGCCACGCTCGACAACTGGCTTTACGAGAACGTCGATCCGGCCGGGGTGGAGATGATAGGGGAGATACGCTCGCGTATAGAGGGACGCTATTCGCAGCCCGTGGGCTACGTCATAAACCGGGAGAGGCTCCGGGCGGCGGACAACATCGTCAGGAAGGTGATGCGCGAGGAGCCGTTTACGGGCGGCCGCGTTACGGAGTTCCTGGGGCGCGTGTCCATGCACCCGGTGTGGGGGCTGGGGGTCCTCGCGGTGGTCCTGACTTTCATGTACGAGTTCGTGGGGGTGTTCGGGGCCGGGACGAGTGTCGACTTCCTCGAGAGCGTGGTCTTCGGCGAGTATTTGAACCCCTGGGTCACTAGGGTCGCCGAGGCCCTCATACCATGGCAGATCCTGCAGGACCTCCTCGTGGGCCCGTACGGGGTAGTGACCATGGCGCTTACATACGCGGTGGCCATAGTGCTCCCCATAGTGGGCTACTTCTTCATCTTCTTCAGCTTCCTCGAGGACTCGGGCTACCTGCCCCGGCTTGCCATCATGGTGGACAGGGTATTCAGGATGATGGGCCTTAACGGGAAGGCCGTGCTCCCGATGGTGCTGGGGCTTGGCTGCGCCACCATGGCTACCATGACGACCCGTATACTCGAGACGAAGAAGGAGAGGGTCATAGTGACGCTCCTCCTCGCTCTAGGCGTGCCGTGCTCCGCCCAGCTCGGCGTCATACTCGGCATGCTCGGCTCGGTATCGTTTACGGCGATGCTCTGGTGGGCGGGAGTGGTGGTGGGGGTCCTCTTTATCGTCGCCTATCTCGCCTCGCGCGTCCTGCCGGGGGAGACCTCGGACTTCATTCTCGAGATACCGCCCATAAGGATGCCGCAGCTCTCCAACATTGCGCTTAAGACCATGGTAAGGGTGGAGTGGTACCTGAAGGAGGCGGTCCCGCTCTTTGTTCTCGGCACGCTCGTTCTTTTCGTCCTTGACCGGCTGGACCTTTTGAAGGCCATAGAGGTTTTAGCCGCCCCGGTTATCGTGGGGCTTCTGGACCTTCCGTCCAAGGCCACCGAGGCCTTCCTTATAGGGTTCCTCCGGAGGGACTACGGGGCCGCCGGGCTCTTCGCGCTCCAGAAGGACGGGCTTCTGGACAACATACAGATAGTGGTGAGCCTAGTCACGATGACGCTCTTCGTCCCGTGCATAGCGAACTTCTTCATGATAGTAAAGGAGAGGGGTATCAAGGCGGCGTTCTGGATGGCGGCCTTCATATTCCCGTTCGCGCTCCTTGTGGGCGCGGTGCTCAATCAGGTATTAAGGTCCTTGAAAGTTTCCTTGTAG